AAGCAAGAGGCCACACCTTCGACTATACTGCTCCAAAGCATTCCGTAAGTCGATTAATACTATACTTGTCATAGCGGATGGTAGGTCGGTGCTTTCATCATTGCGGACTCTTTATCTTTTTTATTAGCCAAACAATCTTCTTTCCAAAATTCGCAGCCGTTCTAAGGCCTTCCTCATCTTTTAAAACATCCCCCTTCTCTCTCCCGAAGGCGATATTCCAATATGTCGATCCAGGAACAATCATCCCCTGATGTAGGAAGAAGAATAGAAGCTCCGCAAATGTGAAGTTGTGCCCTGCCCTTCTTGCGACAACCATTGCTCCGCCAACCTTATTCTCAAGTATCCTCCCCTTGGCGCCGGATACGAGAGCGGCTCTGTCGATCAGTGCCTTAATCTGAGGCGTAGAGGAACCGACGTAGACAGGTGATGCCAAGATTATGCCGTCAGCCTTAACCATCTTTTCGAATACCTGCTGAAAATCGTCTTTTATTTGGCATTCCCCAGTCCTCCTGCATGAGAAGCATCCATCACATGGCCTAATCTCCTTGTCGCACAACCTTAACAGCTCTGTCTCAGCCCCTTCAGCTTGAGCTGCCTTAAGGGCCTCCGAAACGAAGATTTCAGTGTTGCCGCCTATACGAGGGCTTCCAACAATACCAACTATATAAATCATGGCATTACCCCAAAAGAAGGGAGGTATTAAGATATATTATAAGTTTCGGTCCATGGATTAGATGCCACTCGTTCACCCTGCCTTGCTTTTCAATGCCGCTAACGCCAGAGCCTCGCCGAGTTTTCTGCATGAGTCAAGATCTTTACTTGTCGGATAACCGCTTGAGACAATCCCTTCAGCTATCTTTTTGAGTCTAAATGCATCCATCATCCTTTCCAAGCTTAAGAGTGCAGAGTTACTTGGGCCTCCTCCCGACGTGAATGCGGCTGCGGGTTTTCCCGCGACCTTATCCCTAATGTTCCATGCTCTATCAAAGAAGTCCTTCATTAATCCACTCATATATCCAAAATAATTCGGGGAGCCGAATGATACGGCATCACATTTGATGAAATCTTCAATGGATGCATCTTCCACACGCTTGACCTTCGCTTTAGCTCCCTCAACTTTGCCAACTCCATCGGCTACAGCCTTCGCCAATAATTCTGTCTTGCCAGTTCTCGAGTAATAAAGAATTAGCACCTCGACCATTATCTTTACCTCAACTCATAAAACTACTAGTAATGGAAAAGGTTTATGGTTTTTGCCTTTTTCTTAAGCTTGCATAGAGATTCATCAAAGTCCTCTCGGGTTCAGCACTTCTTGTTAGGAATGAACCTACTACAGCAACCTTCGCTCCAGCCTCAAAAACTTTGATGATTGTTTGCTCATTTATGCCCCCGTCAACCCAGACAGTCGTTTCAGGATAGGATTCCACGATCGTGCTAATCCTCTCTTTTGCCTCTTCACAAAATTTCTGTCCTCCGCGGCCCATTGGAACAGACATGAGCAATACATGATCGGCTGCATTGATAATGTCTGCTGTAAGCAACTTGAATGGTGTTGGGAGGTTGATACATATGCCTGCTGAGTATCCATACTTTCTCAGGAGATTTAATGCCCTAATAGTTTCCTCCTCCGATTTGAATGATTCTCTCTGTATAAAGATGACAGTCTCCTCGCGATCTTCTTCTAGCATGAAATTGTTGATTTTCCAAATTATTGGAAAAGGGTTTTTTACCATGAAATGAAGGTCTAAAGGTATCTTGTCACGGAGCATCTCATATAGTTGTCTTATGAGCGGAATTGGAAACGATGTGGTGCTCGGAATCAGTGATGGTCTCATAATATCAATGTGAACTGTGCGAAGATTACCAGTCTTCACTAATTGATTTATCAAAACCCACGACCTCGATAAGTTTAGATTGCCGATGTGTCTCCTAAGATCAGATTCCAGCTCGAATATTGAAAGAGATATTTGCATGTTTCCTTCACTTCAGATTTGAAAAATATTTAGATGTTAAAGGTAATATTTACTTATAGCCCAAGTGATCAGGAGTTTAAAACATGACTGAAGAAGGTTTATATATAGGAGTTGACGTTGGAACCCAGAGCACTAAAACGATAGTTTTCGATGGAGAGTCAGGAAGAGTTTTAGCAAAAGCTTCACAGGGCTATGGGCTTATCGAAGGATTGCCCCCTGGTCATAAGGAGCAAGACCCCTCTGTCTGGATAGAGGCTCTACGCTTAACTATAAAGATGTGTTTGAAAGAAGCGAGTATAGATCCTGCGAGGGTAAGGGCCATTGGAGTTTCTGGGCAGCAACATGGGCTTGTCCCCTTGGATGAGAAAGGTAACGTCATAAGACCTGCAAAGCTCTGGAACGATACGAGCACAGTGAACGAATGTAAGTACCTGATACGAAAGCTAGGCGGTAAAAGATCCGTGATCGAGCTTCTGGGGCTGTCTATTCCACCAGGATTCACAGCCTCAAAGATTCTTTGGTTAAAGCGACACGAGCCCATGAACTTTAGGAAGCTTAGAACAATTCTTCTTCCTCATGATTATGTGAATTTTTACTTGACTGGCAGAAAAGTGATGGAGTACGGTGATGCTTCAGGAACTGCTTTAATGAATGTTAGGACTAGGACATGGTGTATGAAAGTATTGGAGACAATTGATCCTGGTCTTGAGGAAAAGCTTCCGCCAGTCCAAAGTTCTGATAAGCCAGTAGGCTTCATAAGGCGGGAAATCGCGGAGAAATTTGGCTTTAAAGATGATGTTCTAGTCAGCGCAGGTGGAGGAGATAATATGATGGGTGCTATAGGCACAGGGAACACAAGGAAAGGGATTGTAACGGCTAGTTTAGGCACATCAGGCACAATATATGCATACTCAGACGTTCCCATAGTGGATCCTGAAGGCGAAATTGCCTGCTTCTGCGACTCAACCAATGCGTGGCTGCCGCTTCTCTGCACAATGAATGTAACGGTAGCTACAGAGTTCGCTAGAAACCTTTTCGGTCTCTCACATGACGACTTATTAGGGGTAACTGAAATGGCTCCTCCAGGCTCAGACGGTCTCATTCTCTTGCCATATTTTGAGGGGGAGAGAACGCCAAACGTGCCGGATGGTACAGGTGTCTTTTTCGGGCTGAATAGCAAAACTTATGATAAGGCGCATATTATGCGGGCTTCAATGGAAGGTGCGACTTTGGGGATGAACTATGGATTGAACAAGATGAGAGAGCTTGGAATTAGACCTGAAGAAATTAGGCTTACTGGCGGCGGCTCAAAGAATAAGGCTTGGCGTCAAATCGCCGCGGACATCTTCGAAGTAGATGTCGTCTGTTTAGAAATTGATGAAGGAGCAGCGTTTGGCGCTGCATTGCAAGCATTATGGACATATAAGAACTTTATTGGCCATAAGGTGACTATTCAGGAAGTAACTGAAAGATATGTTAAGGTTGATGAGAACTCACGTCTCTCCCCAAAAACCAAGAATGTCAAAGTTTACAGGAATCTTCAAAAAATCCATGATGAGCTGAGCAGAAGCCTACGAAGAGTATTTAGAAAACATAGATCATTCTTGGAGCAGTATGTTGGAGGAGCAAGAGGCGGGTAGAGTAACACCATCAGCTGGTCATCTCGAGATAAACACTTTGAAAAGGTATTGGTCAGTTGGGGATTTTGAGTGATAGTGTTTTTATGTTTCAATAGAAATCAATAATCTTTGATCATAGTGACCTTTGAAGCGTGTAGGGAAATCATAGAGGACCTGTTAGAACATGGAGACCTCGATTCGGAAGATGTTAACCTAATCAAGGCAAGGATTGCTGAGAAGTATGGTCTGACCTCGGTCCCCTCAAACTCGGAAATCATGAAATGTGCAGAAGATAATGAGAAGCCTAAGATTCTCAAGATTTTAAGGAGAAAGGCTGTTAGAACAGCCTCTGGCGTGACAATCGTTGCTGTGATGACGAAGCCTTGGCCGTGCCCGCAGGGGGAACCATGCGCCTACTGTCCAGGTGGTCCGTCACACGGGGTTCCCCAAAGCTATACCGGCTTAGAGCCTGCTTCATTGAGAGGCGCACAAAACGATTATGATCCCTTCAGACAGGTTAAACATCGATTAGCACAGTATGAAGCGATTGGACATCCCGTCGATAAGGTTGAATTAATAATTATGGGAGGGACTTTTCCAGGCACCCCCCTTGACTATCAGAGATTTTTTGTGAAGGGGTGCTTGGACGCATTGAATGGTGTTTCTTCAAACACGCTTGAAGAGGCGAAGAAGATTGCTGAGACGGGTAAAATTAGGAACGTTGGCATAACAGTAGAGACGCGCCCAGACTGGGCGAAAGAAATTCACGTCGACCACATGCTATCACTTGGGGTTACACGTGTAGAATTAGGCGTTCAGAACATCTATGATGATGTATACAGGATTGTAAATCGAGGTCACACAGTTAAGGACGTGATTGAGGCCACAAGAATTCTCAAAGACTCCGGACTAAAAGTGGGATACCATATGATGCCCGGTCTTCCAGGCTCGAGCTTCGAACGTGACTTAGAAGGCTTCAAGAGGATCTTCACGGATCCAAATTTCAAGCCGGATATGATAAAGATATACCCGTGCCTAGTAATTGAAGGTACAAAGATCCACGACTGGTGGAGGGAGGGTAGATATGAGCCATATACGACCGAAGAAGCGGTACGGCTGATAGCTGAGGTCAAAAAACTCGTGCCTGAATGGATCAGAATAATGCGGGTTCAAAGGGATGTACCAGCTTATGTGATCAAAGCCGGGGTAAAAAAGAGTAACCTGAGAGAACTTGTGCTGGAAAGGCTCAGGCAAGAGAATGCGAAATGCAGGTGTATAAGATGCCGTGAAGTTGGGCATAGATGGTTGAAGGAGAATGTGATGCCGGATTTGGATAGGGTGGAAATCGTGACGAGGCAATATGAAGCCTCAGATGGTATTGAATTCTTTATCTCCTGTGAGGACATTGAGCGAGACATTTTAATTGGTTATCTTAGGCTCAGAATGCCATCAGAGTATGCGCATAGACCTGAAATCAAGGGCGAGGATGTCTCGCTAATACGCGAGTTACATATATGTGGTCCCCTAGTTCCGGTTGGAGAGAAGTATGTTGGAGCATATCAACATAGGGGGTTTGGTAGGCTCCTAGTGCAGAAGGCAGAAGATGTCAGCCGAGATTATGGGGCCAGAAAGATATTGGTAACCAGCGCATTGGGAACAAAGACTTATTATAAACGGTTAGGCTATGATTATGCCGGGCCCTATATGAGCAAGAACATTTGATTCGGAGAAATTTAATATTCTTGAAGCACATGTTGAAGGGTGATCGGCAGCAGATTGGAGGACGATATCTACCGTGAAGTCAATTGATAAATATGAGCTTGTGAATGAATTGGCACGTCGCAGAGGGTTCTTTTGGCCCTCATTTGAGATATATGGAGGGGCAAGCGGGTTCATCAGCTGGGGGCCATTCGGCTCGATAATGAAAAGGAAGATAGAGGACAAGTTTAGAAGGATGTTCTTGCAGCGACATAACTTCTATGAGGTAGAGACACCGATAATAACGCCTGAGAAGATCTTCAAGGCTTCAGGTCATCTTGAACACTTCAAAGAGCCCATGGTTGAATGTTTAAAATGTAAAAGGAGATTTAGAGCGGACCACCTGTTAGAGGGATCTACTGATCTAAGCCAGCAAGAGATTGAGAAAATGGATCTAGCCGCAATAGAGGAGACTATCAGAAACCAGGGGGTCAAGTGCCCTGACTGCGGAGGATTATTATCCGAGCCGCAGTATTTCTTAACAATGTTCAAGACTACGATTGGACCTTACTCAGATGCTATTGGGTACGGTCGTCCTGAAGCGGCTCAGGGAATCTTCTCAGAGTTCAAACGTTTATATGAACAGGTCCGGGAGCGTCTCCCAATAGGGTTTGCCACAATTGGACACGCACTGAGAAATGAGATAAGCCCAAGGCAGGGGCCAATCAGGCTCAGAGAGTTCACGATTATTGATTTGGAGTTTTTCATTGATCCCGCAAACCCGCAATGTCCTTGCTTAGAAGAGGTGGCAGACGAAATAATGAGGCTTGTCCTGGCAAAGAATCGTCTTGAGGGATGCGAAGATCCGGTTGAAGTCGCCGTAAAAGAAGCAATTAACAGAGGCTACATAGTGATGGAGTGGCAGGCCTACTTTATGGCATTGGCAAAAAGGTTTCTAAGTGAATTAGGGGTTCCAGATGATAAGCAGAGGTTTATTGAGAAGCTCCCATGGGAGAGGGCACATTATTCTGCCCAAGGGTTCGATCAGGAGGTGTATCTTGACCGTTGGGGGTGGGTGGAGGTTGCGGGCTTCAACTATAGAACCGACTACGACCTGTCGGGACACATGAGAGAGAGTGGCGTCGATATGAAAGTATTCAAGCCTGAAGGAACAAAGACGGAGAGAACAGAGTTAATAGTAAAGCCTATTCAATCAAGGATCAGGCTGACATTCAAGGATGAAACGCCAAAGGTTTTAGAACTAGTCTCCAAGGCAGACGCAAGAAAGATGGGGGAAGACTTCAGAAAGCAGGGCTTCTCCCAGATAGATGGCTTCAAGATTCTTCCAGAACATGTCGAAATCGCAGAGATGCGGGTTCAAGAGCATGGTCGCCGCTTCATACCACACGTGATTGAACCCAGTTTCGGTTCAGATAGACTTGCCTACGTAGCCTTGGAGTACGCATACACACAAAAGAGGGGAAGAGTGATTCTTGAGCTGCCGCCTGATATCGCACCCGTAGAGGTTGCGGTCCTTCCTTTGGTCAGTAAGGACGGACTGCCAGAGAAGGCAAAGAAGATTCACCTTAACCTAATAGAGGAAGGTTTCATCGCCGAGTATGATGAATCTGGCTCTATTGGGAAGAGGTACGCTAGATTCGATGAAATCGGCACTCCAATCTGCGTTACTATCGACTACGAGACTTTGAAAAATGAGACTGTTACTCTGAGAGATAGAGACTCTTGGAGACAAGTTAGAGTGGACGCTGGTGTTCTGCCTAGCCTTCTGCATAAATACTTGCAGCGGAAAGTGAGGTTCGACGATTTGGGCGATTAATTTTGATGGATTCATGTTTAGTTAGGTTTTTAAGTTTTCTCGCAGTAATATAGGGTTGACGATATGCTGTGAGGTATCGATGAGGGGCTGATGTTGACATGGTCTTTCCAATGGAGGCAGAAAATCGAGCGAAGAGGAGGGCGCTCCGTCTCTGCCAGGATCATTTAAGGATAGTTATTGAGGCGTATCGGAAAACTGTACAGCTTATGGACGCCTTCTTGCAGAATGATAAATCATCACTCTCTCAACTTCATGAGGAGATACAGAAGCTTGGGGACGAGGTGGACAACTCTAAGAGGGCGGTTGCACAGGAGCTCGTTGAGATAGGTGCTATACTGCTAAACAGAGAAGACTTTCTAAGATTCACTGATGTCACAAGCGAGATAGCCGACTTCTGTAAAGGCATATCATTCAGGATAATGGAGATCGTTCATAGAGGCTGGGAGATTCCGCCAGATCTGAAGAAAGGCATGAGCAACCTCGCTGCCGCAGTCTTCGAAACCGCATCGAAATTGAGGGATACCTTCCTAATGCTAAATTATGGATCACCAATGGTTCAAGAGAAGGCCAAGGATGTAGAGATGGCTGAAAGAAATGTAGACAACATATACCGGGAGCTCGAAGTAAATCTTCTGAACAGTAAGATGGAGATCTCAACGTTGCTTATGGCAAGAGACATTATCCAACTACTAGAGGACATGGCCGACAAGATTGAAGACGCTTCAGACGCCGCAAGGATTCTAGCCTTCGCAGTCTAGAGGTAAAACCCCAAATGCAAAAAATATTCACAGCTGAATTCGTCGAAAACTCCCTAATAATATGGAATCCGGAAGAAGGATCCAAACTCTTCAAGCTAGGCTTCTACGGCAAACCCCTAGGAATACCTAAACCTAAAACCGCAGAATTCGAAGTCCCCCTTATCCTCGACCTCATAGAAGGGCTATACTTGGCAGAAGAACGCCTAATAAAAGTCATCGAGGGTCCGGAAAAGAAGAGACTAAGCATAAAAACTCTAAGAACAAGAGCTAGGAAACTATTCGAACAGTTCGACCTCCGATACATGGTCTACAAAGACCTCAGGAAACAGGGACTAATAGTAGCACCAGGTGTTAAGTATGGATGCGACTTCGTCGTATACAAACAAGGTCCAGGAATCGACCACGCACCATACATGGTTTCAGTAAAAAGCCGAAAAGACAAAATCTCAGCCACAGACATCGTCAAAGCCGGAAGACTAGCAACAACAGTCAAAAAACGGTTCATAATCGCGGTCCCAGACCTAGAAGAAAACAAAATCCAATACCTCATCTTCAAATGGTTCAAAGCTTAGATGTAAAACGCCCCGATGGAAATGATTAGAGGCAAAATAAATGAAATATTTTCAGGAATATTCAAACTTCTGGAGAGCACCGTATAACTCGTACTAATCCCGTTTAGTGCTAGTATTCGATTTTTTAGTTAGAAGGTCCATGTTCAACTGAAAATATCGCTTTGCTAGTGTCTGCCTTAATATTTTTTCACTTATGTGTTTGCGATTGAGAATAAATCTCCATGCTAAAAACTGGATTTACAAAATTCTTTTATTGTCTTAATGCATAATTAAAAATTATTGAAAGTGTAAGTCTAGAGACTTCGGCAGCTATGAAGATTCATAGATTTTTGCAAGTTTTCTTAATGTAATACTTTTGCTTATCCTTGGGTATGTGCGACGGGCGCATTAATGGCCAGTCATGGAAGCCCCGGTAATCAACTTATTTTGGCTCTTCTATCAACTTTTTCTTATCTCTTTGTGTATATGTCTACAATAATATCGTGGATGTTGAATTAGATAGACTCAATCCTCAAAAGAAAAATCGCCCCCATGCATCTGGAGCTGTCGCGAAAGAGGAGTTAATGGTATTTGTGTATACTACGGCTTTAATTGCATTTGGATTATCAATACTTATAGGTTTTAATATGTTACTTCTTTCACTACTTTGGTTTTCTTAATTTAATGCCTACTCAAATCCACACATATATTTGAAGAGGAGAACCATAATAAGAGAGGCAACACCCTCAGTTGGGATGTCATTAGCAATACTTGTGGGCATATATTTTGGGTTCCCTACCGTCAACAGTGATTTTTAGTGCAATTTTATGGGATGCACTCCTTTTTTCAATGCCTGCGTTTAGAGACATAACTGATATTGTTGAAGATCAAAAATACGGAGTTAAATCATTAGCAACCCTTCTGAGCTGGAAGCGCAGATTGGAGCTCGTAATATTTTTCTTTCTAGTAATTATGACATTAACTCCTCTAACATATGTCTATTTTGGGTTTAATATGATTCTGCCGATAGTTGTAGTCGCTATAAGCGGAATGGTCCTT
This genomic interval from Candidatus Bathyarchaeota archaeon contains the following:
- a CDS encoding UbiA family prenyltransferase, whose product is MNFFLSLCVYVYNNIVDVELDRLNPQKKNRPHASGAVAKEELMVFVYTTALIAFGLSILIGFNMLLLSLLWFS
- a CDS encoding DUF47 family protein, giving the protein MVFPMEAENRAKRRALRLCQDHLRIVIEAYRKTVQLMDAFLQNDKSSLSQLHEEIQKLGDEVDNSKRAVAQELVEIGAILLNREDFLRFTDVTSEIADFCKGISFRIMEIVHRGWEIPPDLKKGMSNLAAAVFETASKLRDTFLMLNYGSPMVQEKAKDVEMAERNVDNIYRELEVNLLNSKMEISTLLMARDIIQLLEDMADKIEDASDAARILAFAV
- the glyS gene encoding glycine--tRNA ligase, encoding MKSIDKYELVNELARRRGFFWPSFEIYGGASGFISWGPFGSIMKRKIEDKFRRMFLQRHNFYEVETPIITPEKIFKASGHLEHFKEPMVECLKCKRRFRADHLLEGSTDLSQQEIEKMDLAAIEETIRNQGVKCPDCGGLLSEPQYFLTMFKTTIGPYSDAIGYGRPEAAQGIFSEFKRLYEQVRERLPIGFATIGHALRNEISPRQGPIRLREFTIIDLEFFIDPANPQCPCLEEVADEIMRLVLAKNRLEGCEDPVEVAVKEAINRGYIVMEWQAYFMALAKRFLSELGVPDDKQRFIEKLPWERAHYSAQGFDQEVYLDRWGWVEVAGFNYRTDYDLSGHMRESGVDMKVFKPEGTKTERTELIVKPIQSRIRLTFKDETPKVLELVSKADARKMGEDFRKQGFSQIDGFKILPEHVEIAEMRVQEHGRRFIPHVIEPSFGSDRLAYVALEYAYTQKRGRVILELPPDIAPVEVAVLPLVSKDGLPEKAKKIHLNLIEEGFIAEYDESGSIGKRYARFDEIGTPICVTIDYETLKNETVTLRDRDSWRQVRVDAGVLPSLLHKYLQRKVRFDDLGD
- the endA gene encoding tRNA-intron lyase; this encodes MQKIFTAEFVENSLIIWNPEEGSKLFKLGFYGKPLGIPKPKTAEFEVPLILDLIEGLYLAEERLIKVIEGPEKKRLSIKTLRTRARKLFEQFDLRYMVYKDLRKQGLIVAPGVKYGCDFVVYKQGPGIDHAPYMVSVKSRKDKISATDIVKAGRLATTVKKRFIIAVPDLEENKIQYLIFKWFKA
- the xylB gene encoding xylulokinase, translated to MTEEGLYIGVDVGTQSTKTIVFDGESGRVLAKASQGYGLIEGLPPGHKEQDPSVWIEALRLTIKMCLKEASIDPARVRAIGVSGQQHGLVPLDEKGNVIRPAKLWNDTSTVNECKYLIRKLGGKRSVIELLGLSIPPGFTASKILWLKRHEPMNFRKLRTILLPHDYVNFYLTGRKVMEYGDASGTALMNVRTRTWCMKVLETIDPGLEEKLPPVQSSDKPVGFIRREIAEKFGFKDDVLVSAGGGDNMMGAIGTGNTRKGIVTASLGTSGTIYAYSDVPIVDPEGEIACFCDSTNAWLPLLCTMNVTVATEFARNLFGLSHDDLLGVTEMAPPGSDGLILLPYFEGERTPNVPDGTGVFFGLNSKTYDKAHIMRASMEGATLGMNYGLNKMRELGIRPEEIRLTGGGSKNKAWRQIAADIFEVDVVCLEIDEGAAFGAALQALWTYKNFIGHKVTIQEVTERYVKVDENSRLSPKTKNVKVYRNLQKIHDELSRSLRRVFRKHRSFLEQYVGGARGG
- a CDS encoding NAD(P)H-dependent oxidoreductase, with product MVEVLILYYSRTGKTELLAKAVADGVGKVEGAKAKVKRVEDASIEDFIKCDAVSFGSPNYFGYMSGLMKDFFDRAWNIRDKVAGKPAAAFTSGGGPSNSALLSLERMMDAFRLKKIAEGIVSSGYPTSKDLDSCRKLGEALALAALKSKAG
- a CDS encoding flavodoxin family protein, whose product is MIYIVGIVGSPRIGGNTEIFVSEALKAAQAEGAETELLRLCDKEIRPCDGCFSCRRTGECQIKDDFQQVFEKMVKADGIILASPVYVGSSTPQIKALIDRAALVSGAKGRILENKVGGAMVVARRAGHNFTFAELLFFFLHQGMIVPGSTYWNIAFGREKGDVLKDEEGLRTAANFGKKIVWLIKKIKSPQ
- a CDS encoding tRNA uridine(34) 5-carboxymethylaminomethyl modification radical SAM/GNAT enzyme Elp3 codes for the protein MTFEACREIIEDLLEHGDLDSEDVNLIKARIAEKYGLTSVPSNSEIMKCAEDNEKPKILKILRRKAVRTASGVTIVAVMTKPWPCPQGEPCAYCPGGPSHGVPQSYTGLEPASLRGAQNDYDPFRQVKHRLAQYEAIGHPVDKVELIIMGGTFPGTPLDYQRFFVKGCLDALNGVSSNTLEEAKKIAETGKIRNVGITVETRPDWAKEIHVDHMLSLGVTRVELGVQNIYDDVYRIVNRGHTVKDVIEATRILKDSGLKVGYHMMPGLPGSSFERDLEGFKRIFTDPNFKPDMIKIYPCLVIEGTKIHDWWREGRYEPYTTEEAVRLIAEVKKLVPEWIRIMRVQRDVPAYVIKAGVKKSNLRELVLERLRQENAKCRCIRCREVGHRWLKENVMPDLDRVEIVTRQYEASDGIEFFISCEDIERDILIGYLRLRMPSEYAHRPEIKGEDVSLIRELHICGPLVPVGEKYVGAYQHRGFGRLLVQKAEDVSRDYGARKILVTSALGTKTYYKRLGYDYAGPYMSKNI